In a single window of the Eriocheir sinensis breed Jianghai 21 unplaced genomic scaffold, ASM2467909v1 Scaffold12, whole genome shotgun sequence genome:
- the LOC126989502 gene encoding uncharacterized protein LOC126989502 — MREPENCLWGLEASGGNWTGIVGTLQYEKADFSMDLTLTPQRAAIVEYGRVYIGEEMAILSLKPRPLPEYLALFRHLEGTVWVSMVAGVMVWSLTLWVLLRIVQTGVE; from the exons ATGCGGGAGCCGGAGAACTGCCTGTGGGGTCTTGAGGCCAGCGGCGGGAACTGGACAGGCATCGTAGGGACTCTACAGTATGAAAAGGCCGACTTCTCCATGGACCTCACCCTGACGCCCCAGAGAGCAGCGATAGTGGAGTACGGGAGGGTGTACATCGGGGAAGAAATGGCCATCTTGTCCCTGAAGCCAAGGCCACTACCCGAGTATTTAGCTTTGTTCAGGCACTTAGAAG GTACTGTCTGGGTCTCCATGGTGGCCGGCGTCATGGTGTGGAGCCTAACACTCTGGGTCTTGCTCAGAATCGTACAAACTGGCGTGGAGTAG